The DNA region GCTTTGATGAGCTGAATGAGGTTTGCAAACGCTTTGTTCGGCTGGGTGCCGATGAGATTGATTTAGGGGACACGAACGGGTTTGCCAATCCGCAAATCGTATACGACCGGTTCTCAAGATTAAAGGAGCTTTACCCGGATGCGGTCTTTGTCGGACATTTTCATGACACGAAGAAGATGGCTCTCGCAAATGTGCTGGCCGCATTGCTTGCCGGAATCGATAAATTTGACAGTTCGATCGGCGGTTTGGGAGGATGTCCGTTCTCACCGGGCGCCAAAGGAAATGCAGCCACTGAGGAATTAATCTGGATGTTCAATGAAATGGGAGTGGAAACAGGGATTGCGTACGAAAGATTGGAAGGTGTCAGCGCGTTTGCGAAATCTCTGTCGACTCGTCTGGCTAACTATTGAATAAGGCAACTCGATGAAATCACTTCCACTGAATTGACTGCAAAGATCAATTAAACCGTTTGATACTTTGCCGCAAAAATCGCGAGCCCCAAGTGAAAAAAATGGAGGTTATTTCAATGAAAGCAATTGTGGTCAATCGTCAGGGCGGTCCTGAAGTCATGGAATTCCGGCAGGACGTTGAGCTTCCGGAACCCGGTCCGCGCCAGGTGCTTATTCGAGTGCAGGGCACAAGTGTGAATTTCGCCGATATTAAAGCTCGCTACGGGCAATACCATGCCGCAAACGGAAAAACGCATTACATTCCCGGGTTGGATTTGACCGGCATCATTGAAAGGGTCGGCTCTGAGGTGAAAAGTCTGCAGCCCGGCCAACGGGTCATTGCTTTTCCGATCAATGGTTCTTATGCGGAGTATGCGGCGGCGGACGAGGCTCTGACCTTTCCGATTCCGGAATCCTTGAGCATTGAGACGGCGGCTGCCTGTCCAATCGTATCCTTTACCTCGTTCAATCTGCTGCATCAGGCGGCGAGACTGGAAAAAGGCGAAACCGTGCTTATTCATGCAGCCTCCGGCGGTGTGGGTACGACTGCCGTGCAGATGGCCAAATTGCTGGGAGCCGGCAAAGTGATCGGGACAGTCGGAAGTGATTCCAAAGCGGGGATCGTCCGCGAAGCGGGTGCGGACGCCGTGATCAATTATCGCCAAGAGGCGTTGGGTGAAAAAGTGCTTGAGCTCACCGACGGACGGGGAGCGGATGTGATTTTGGATTCGGTCGGAGGGGAGGTGTTCGAACAAAGCTTGAAGGTGTTGGCGATGTTCGGACGGCTCGTGAATTTCGGCGATGCCGGCGGAGCGGGAATCGCGGATTGGGGCGAATTGAAATATTCAAGCTGCCGTTCCATCATCGGGTATAGTTTCGGCACATATCGAAAAAATCGTCCTGAGACTTTAAAGGAGACGGCGGCCAATGTGCTTTCCTACCTTGCCGAGGGTGAATTAACGATCTATGTGAGCCGGGCTTTTCCGCTGGCGGAGGCTGCCCAGGCCCATCAATGGATGGGAAGCCGCCAGCATACAGGGAAGCTTATTTTACTGACATAACTTCAAAGCGAAATTAATTGAAAAAGTAGAATTGGAGGTTATGAAGAAAGCAAATTTTCAATATCTTCTATTGATAGTAAAAAAATGTCAGTAGGAGGTATGAAAATGAGCGGAGCTTTGGATGAAATATTGTCGGCGAATAAAGCGTATGCCGATAATTTCGGGGACAAGGGCAACCTTCCGATGCCGCCCGGCCGCAGGATCGCTATTTTAACCTGCATGGATGCAAGACTGGATGTAGGGCGATTCGCCGGTTTGAAAGAAGGGGATGCCCATGTCATCCGTAATGCCGGGGGACGTGCGAGTGACGATGCCATTCGTTCTCTCATTATTTCTTACAAATTATTAGGCACGCAGGAATGGTTCGTCATTCATCATTCAGATTGCGGGATGGAAACATTCACGAATGATATCATGCATGGCCTGCTGTTGCAAAGCCTGGAAACCGCCAAGCTTGAAGAGGGCAAATGGGTGGATACGGGTAAAGGCACAGGTTCCCGTGCCGGACAATTCATTAACTTTTTGACAATTCAAAATCAGGTGCAAAGCGTTTGCGATGACGTGGAACGGATCCGCAATCATCCGCTTGTGCCTAGAGACATTCCCATTTATGGATTCATTTATGATGTCAAAACGGGTCTGCTGAATGAAGTAGCGCAAGCTAATGAAATCGGGAAGGCTAAATAAAGTATTAAAAAGAGACGCCGCGGCTTCTTCAAGCTTCGGTGTCTCTTTTTGACCACATAAGAATTTATAAGTTTCCGGTCATTCGGAAAGGCAAATTCTTATTGGCATAAAAACCTTCCTCTTAACGCGGTCGCTCATCGTTGAATTGGCCTCGATAGAGGTTTTTTTAATGCGCTTACGTTTGGCATAGGCTAATCAAGGTTATTTGTATATTCATCGAAAGAATGGGCTTTCTTATGGAAAGAGGCAGTTTGGAAATTGGCCTGCTTGCAGGAGATGCTGCAATATCCGGCCTGTAAAATTTGCTTGCTGTTGATTTGTCGGTATCCGGTCTGAAAGATCCTGTCTTCACTATTTTTGATATGGGTTTCGTGACAAGCGATGCAAAAAAATTGTTCCATCCGTACGCGCCCCCTAAAAATTGGGTAGTCTAGAAATTAGTATACAACACTTTTAGTTCTTTGCATACAATCAGCACCCAAAAAAATTTATTTACATTACAAAGTTCGACAGTCATTGAACCTATCTTCAATTAAGATAGATTTGTATGCGTTGGCGGCCCCATTGCTCACCTTCGTCATGTCTACAGGTATGCTTCAAACGCAGAAAATGGACAAATCCATAAATTAAATCGGCTCATAGCTTGCGGTATCGGTTCAGTTTAGTTGAGGCAAGACGTTGGGGAGAGAAGAAGAGAAATGAAACAACCGGAATTAAATTATGCTTTATTTATGGAGACGTTTTTTAATCATTCCGTGGATGCCATAACGATCATTGGGGCAGACAACATCATCCAATATGTGAACCCGGCCTTTGAAGCCTTATACGGCTTATCCGCAGATACGGTGGTCGGGAAGAATGTATGGACCCTGTGGCCGGAAAATACAAACGACTTTCCGTGGATGGCAAGCAGAATTTTGCAGGAAAAACAGGTATCCGAATATGAGACCCGAAGGAGAACGGCTTATGGACATTGCGTGGATGTCAGTCTGACGATTTCCCCGATTCGGGATTTAGACGGGAATATACGGGCATATCTGACGGTGGGTCGGGACATTACGGAAAAAAAGCGAATGGAGCGGGCGCTGCTTGAGGTTGAATCGATGTTTCGGCTGATTGAAGGGAACATATCGGATGCCGTAGCGATTGTAACTCGTTCGGGCAGGATTGAATACGCCTCCACATCTTATGAAACGTTCCTGGGAATTCGCATTACAAACATTATAGGCGGAATTGCCGTAGACTGGATTCACCCGGATGATATCAATCGGACAAAGGATATATTCATCAATTTGCTTCATGAGAAGAAACGCTGTCAATTGGAATGCAGGCTGAAGCACCGAGACGGTTACTGGCTTGATGTTGAGACTGCGATGACGCCGATTATGGATGACAACGGCGAGGTGCGCAAAATCATTTTAGTCAGTCGGGACATCACGGACCGGCGCCGCGCGGAACAGCTACTCCTGCAGGCGGAAAAGCTGTCGGTGGTCGGTCAGCTTGGGGCAGCCTTGGCCCACGAGATACGGAATCCTTTAACGTCGGTCAAAGGTTTTTTTCAATTGTTAAACAGGGATACGTTGGGAAAAGAGCATTACTTCAGCATCATTTTTTCGGAACTGCAGCGAATAGAGGATATCATCGGGGATTTTTTGAATTCGGCAAAGCCGCAGATTAACGGTTTCCAAGTTTGCGATGCATGGGAGCTTCTGCGCAAATCGATTTCGGTGATGCAGCTCGAAGCGCATATGCATAACATCGAAATCCGGCTGGCCTCGGCTCAAGCATATTTGCCCATCCGTTGTGATGAGGACAAGCTCAAACAGGTCTTCGTGAATGTAATCAAAAATGCGATCGAATCGATGAGCCGCGGCGGAGTGATTACCGTAAATGCCGAGCTTGCCGGGGACGACAGGATATGCATTCAAATTACAGATCAGGGGTGCGGGATCTCTGCCGATCTTTTGCCGCAGCTGGGGCATCCTTTCTATACGACGAAGGAGAAGGGAACGGGAATGGGACTGGCGGTGTGCTCGAAAATCCTGCATGAGCATAAAGGAGAAATGAGTTTTGTAAGCTCACAGGGAGAAGGCACCCAGGTATCCATCAAGCTTCCCAAGACTGAACCTCTCGTTTCCGATGCCGATTCTGCAAAATGATTCTCCTGTCGAAATCCTATAAATTGATAGCTTTCCGAGCTCTGGAAAAAAAGAAAAAAACACACGTATTAATAAAAAAACACACCCATTTTTTCATGACAGTCAGTAGAATATAAGAAACAAACAAATAAATCTTAGTGGGGATCTCGTTAATGGTAGTGATCTGGAAATTATAAGAGAGGCAACCGGATTTTTGGTTTGGCCTGATATTGGCGCACTTGTGTTTGCGAGCATACAGTTTTTTGCAGACAGGGGTGAAATGGGCGTCGGCATTCATTTCCGTCGGCGCGCTGGCGGGTCTGACCAGCGTCCTTTTGGTGTCGTTGTACGGACAAAGCCGTAGTTTTTTCGCCATGTCGCGTGACGGGCTTCTTCCCAAACGCTATTGCGCAATCCATCCCCGGTTTGGAACACCTCATAAAATTACCGCCGTCGTAGGGGGATTCGTGTCTCTTCTGTCCGCTTTCGTGCCTATCGGAATCATAGCGGAAATGGCTAATATCGGAACCCTATCCGCTTTCGTGCTTTCTGCCGCAGGTGTGATTATCTTAAGGATAACCCATCCCGAATTGCATCGGCCTTTCAAAATACCTTGGGGTCCGGTCTTTCCCGTTCTGTCCATCCTGTTTTCGATTTACCTGATGCTGATTTTATCGGAGATGACCTGGATCCGGTTTGCGGTATGGATGGGTGCGGGCTTGTTGATCTACGGGGGGTATGGGTTCCGGCACAGCCGTCTGGGGGGCGAAGGATCATATCCGATGAGTTCTGACCGGTTCAAATTTGCATATGTATGTAACAAGGTATGGCTTTGGACGAAGGGCATGTACTTGAAACCCAGAAAATAGACGTCACAAGTAGAGCGTAAGTGAATTTACATGTGAGTAAAGGGTGATAAAGGTTGCCTCTGCCTATGCAAGGTCTGAGCTTTAGTATGCTGTGGAATCCGGATGTGCTGCTGCAAGCCGTCGTGATGCAGATCATTTATCTGCTTCTCTTATCCCGTCCGATTCGCGCATGGTTTTCCGGGTCGCGGAAAGTTCCTCTAAGTCAAATCGTTTCATTTTTGGGCGGTCTATGGGTATTTTACTTCAGCTTTGGTTCGCCGATTGATTATATGTCCGACGAGCTGCTCTTCAGCGCGCATATGGTTCAGCACATGCTGGAAATCATGCTGATGACGCCGCTTCTCATCTATGGAATTCCGGATTGGTTCATTCGCCCTGTGCTGAAATGGAAGCCGAGTGCAGTCTTGTTTAAGGCTTGGACGAATCCGGTGGCGTCGGCGATTGTTTTTAACCTTTGCTTCAGCGGGTTCCATATTCCGGCCATTTACAATAAAACGCTTGTAAACGATACCTTTCACTTATTCGAGCACGCCGTTTTTTTTGCAACCGCCTTTTTCATGTGGTGGCCGCTGCTGAGTCCGCTGCCGGAACTGCATCGGCTGCAGTCCGGCGGAAGATTGATGTACCTGCTGTTTAATTTTAACTTGATGATGCCGATCTCGGTGCTCTTAATCTTTGCACAGCAGGAGTGGTATCCTTTTTATTTGACCGTACCCCGGGTGTTCGGCTTGGATCCGGTCAGCGATATGCAGCTTGGCGGTTTGATCATGCTGATTGGAATGGCCGTTCCTTATGGCGCCAGTTCGCTTATATCCTATCTGAAATATAATGAGGCTGCCTGGTATGCGTGAGACGGTTGGTCAGCGCGTTCTGCAGTACGGATTAGGGATCTTGTGGCTGCTTGACGGCTTGCTGCAGTCGCAGCCGCTCATGTTCACCACCGATTTTTATGCGCTTTATCCGCCGAATATCATGGAAAGCCTGCTGCAATCCGCGACGGACGGCCAGCCTGCCTGGCTCGCGCATCTGATGGAGTTGGGCATAAGGATGTGGGCGTATGCGCCCGTGCTTTTTAATATCGGGGCGGTTGTCCTCCAAGTGGCGATCGGTTTGTGCCTATTGATCGGACGCAGCAGGAAATTTATCCGGGCCGGGCTGTGGGTCTCGATAATCTGGGGCATTGTGATCTGGATTTTTGGCGAAGGTTTGGGCGGACTGCTGGCTGACAGTCCGAACTATTGGGATGGATTTCCCGGTGCGGCGGCTTTGTATGTCATCGGCGCCATCTTCTTGCTGCTTCCCGACAAACATTGGCATTCCGGACTCGCCGCACGTATCCTCCAAGCAGGAATGGGCATGTATTGGCTGGCAATGTCGATATTTCAGGCGCTTCCATCCTCCGGCTATTGGAATTCGGATGCGCTGGCCACTCAAATGGCAAATGCGGCCTCTCTCCCGCAGCCGCATTTTTTGTCCGCACCGATCGAGTCATTCGTTTATTTGACAGGAGACCAGCCTGTCTTGTGGAACGCTATCTTGACGCTGGTTCTGCTGCTGCTTGCTGCCGTTTATTTGAGCGGCGGATTCTCCCGCGGGGTCCTCTGGCTTTCCATGCTGTGGCTGTTTTGGAGCTGGTGGTTCGGCCAGGATTTTGGCGGAATTTTTTCAGGCATGGGTACGGATTTCAATTCCATTCCGGTGCTTGCCTTATTCACGTTGGCCGCCTGGAACGTGGACGGCGGGACGGCTGCTGCGAAGCCTGCTGTCTTGAAAATTCGCTTCCGCTAAAAAATAAATTCTACTGAAAGCGGGCTGAATTCACTTTCTGAAAATGAAAAAACCGTTAAAGCGTCGGTATTTTTGGTGCTATTTGAACCTGGTCTTTATAGATGGAAACTGGGCTTCCTCCTGCGGCTTTCGGATAATCAGATTCTCATCGCCGGGCATCAGCCTTTTTCCGGATTTGAGCACGTAGCGGATCCAGGAGCCGGCCATCCATGATGTAACCAGAGCCAGCATGACCAGAATCGCAAAAAATTCCTGATTGATGATGCCCAATGAAAAAGCGACCGTGGAAAGCACAATCCCCGGACCTCCCCTTGCGTTCATGGCGGCCGCCAAATTCAGGCTGGTCAATCGATCCTCCTTGATCAATCGGCTGGTAAAGTACACGACTACGGTTTGGACAATTGTGGCAAAAAGCAGATATATGAGGAAGTATTGGAGACTGAAATGTTTGGCCAAATCCAGCTTCAGCCCTACAATCGCAAAATATAAAGGGATGAAGAAGGAGAAGGATATTTCGACGACGCTTGTTTCAACACGGCGCGTCAAATTTTCGGGAAGCGTAATTCGGGTGGCGATCCCGGCCATCAGAGCC from Ferviditalea candida includes:
- a CDS encoding quinone oxidoreductase family protein, producing the protein MKAIVVNRQGGPEVMEFRQDVELPEPGPRQVLIRVQGTSVNFADIKARYGQYHAANGKTHYIPGLDLTGIIERVGSEVKSLQPGQRVIAFPINGSYAEYAAADEALTFPIPESLSIETAAACPIVSFTSFNLLHQAARLEKGETVLIHAASGGVGTTAVQMAKLLGAGKVIGTVGSDSKAGIVREAGADAVINYRQEALGEKVLELTDGRGADVILDSVGGEVFEQSLKVLAMFGRLVNFGDAGGAGIADWGELKYSSCRSIIGYSFGTYRKNRPETLKETAANVLSYLAEGELTIYVSRAFPLAEAAQAHQWMGSRQHTGKLILLT
- a CDS encoding beta-class carbonic anhydrase, which gives rise to MSGALDEILSANKAYADNFGDKGNLPMPPGRRIAILTCMDARLDVGRFAGLKEGDAHVIRNAGGRASDDAIRSLIISYKLLGTQEWFVIHHSDCGMETFTNDIMHGLLLQSLETAKLEEGKWVDTGKGTGSRAGQFINFLTIQNQVQSVCDDVERIRNHPLVPRDIPIYGFIYDVKTGLLNEVAQANEIGKAK
- a CDS encoding PAS domain-containing sensor histidine kinase, with the translated sequence MKQPELNYALFMETFFNHSVDAITIIGADNIIQYVNPAFEALYGLSADTVVGKNVWTLWPENTNDFPWMASRILQEKQVSEYETRRRTAYGHCVDVSLTISPIRDLDGNIRAYLTVGRDITEKKRMERALLEVESMFRLIEGNISDAVAIVTRSGRIEYASTSYETFLGIRITNIIGGIAVDWIHPDDINRTKDIFINLLHEKKRCQLECRLKHRDGYWLDVETAMTPIMDDNGEVRKIILVSRDITDRRRAEQLLLQAEKLSVVGQLGAALAHEIRNPLTSVKGFFQLLNRDTLGKEHYFSIIFSELQRIEDIIGDFLNSAKPQINGFQVCDAWELLRKSISVMQLEAHMHNIEIRLASAQAYLPIRCDEDKLKQVFVNVIKNAIESMSRGGVITVNAELAGDDRICIQITDQGCGISADLLPQLGHPFYTTKEKGTGMGLAVCSKILHEHKGEMSFVSSQGEGTQVSIKLPKTEPLVSDADSAK
- a CDS encoding amino acid permease — protein: MRAYSFLQTGVKWASAFISVGALAGLTSVLLVSLYGQSRSFFAMSRDGLLPKRYCAIHPRFGTPHKITAVVGGFVSLLSAFVPIGIIAEMANIGTLSAFVLSAAGVIILRITHPELHRPFKIPWGPVFPVLSILFSIYLMLILSEMTWIRFAVWMGAGLLIYGGYGFRHSRLGGEGSYPMSSDRFKFAYVCNKVWLWTKGMYLKPRK
- a CDS encoding cytochrome c oxidase assembly protein, which produces MPLPMQGLSFSMLWNPDVLLQAVVMQIIYLLLLSRPIRAWFSGSRKVPLSQIVSFLGGLWVFYFSFGSPIDYMSDELLFSAHMVQHMLEIMLMTPLLIYGIPDWFIRPVLKWKPSAVLFKAWTNPVASAIVFNLCFSGFHIPAIYNKTLVNDTFHLFEHAVFFATAFFMWWPLLSPLPELHRLQSGGRLMYLLFNFNLMMPISVLLIFAQQEWYPFYLTVPRVFGLDPVSDMQLGGLIMLIGMAVPYGASSLISYLKYNEAAWYA